The Chelatococcus sp. HY11 genome includes a window with the following:
- a CDS encoding GGDEF domain-containing protein: MFRSGNLTRLLAHPQITSTKSLVRYVAVVTTVSLVIALCLDIAGQLIFFTNWQTAVRSWLLTVFTVCVIAVPVSTVFARSQRALLLAHRELELLSRTDQLTGLPNRRALMEASEQSDFDAMVLVIADVDRFKTINDTIGHRGGDTVIRAVGQIMASHLSQFGIVGRLGGDEFALISTKAPVEDIVLALIKLREVVAKTSIIAADSVAKVSISAGVAIRGPLTSFDTVYSEADEALYMAKRAGRNRIELSDRVKLAYPEMFSQSANG, from the coding sequence TTGTTCCGCAGCGGAAATCTCACGCGGTTGCTCGCCCATCCGCAAATCACCAGTACGAAGAGCCTCGTGCGCTATGTCGCGGTGGTGACAACGGTCAGTCTTGTCATCGCGCTTTGCCTGGATATCGCGGGCCAGCTCATCTTTTTCACGAACTGGCAAACGGCGGTACGCTCCTGGTTACTCACGGTGTTCACCGTCTGCGTCATAGCCGTGCCGGTCAGCACGGTCTTCGCCCGCTCGCAGCGGGCCCTTCTTCTTGCCCATCGCGAGCTTGAGCTCCTCAGTAGGACCGACCAGCTGACAGGCTTGCCGAACCGTCGGGCGTTGATGGAAGCTAGCGAACAGTCGGATTTCGATGCGATGGTGCTCGTCATCGCGGATGTCGATCGGTTCAAGACGATCAACGACACCATCGGTCATCGTGGAGGCGACACCGTTATACGAGCGGTTGGGCAGATCATGGCGAGCCATCTCTCGCAGTTCGGTATCGTCGGACGTCTGGGCGGTGACGAGTTCGCGCTGATATCCACGAAGGCACCGGTGGAAGACATCGTCCTGGCACTTATCAAGCTGCGTGAAGTCGTGGCGAAGACATCCATCATTGCCGCGGACAGCGTTGCGAAGGTGTCGATCTCCGCGGGTGTCGCTATCCGCGGCCCGCTGACCTCCTTTGACACCGTCTATTCGGAGGCCGACGAAGCGCTCTACATGGCGAAACGCGCAGGCCGTAACCGCATTGAGCTGTCGGACAGGGTGAAGCTCGCTTATCCCGAAATGTTTTCTCAGTCGGCCAATGGTTGA
- a CDS encoding AraC family transcriptional regulator: MNHTALTLMLRLSTNDVPRRQRMDFVHDFVARHFLGLEFIPFDVDEIHVEMSACVLPGGTTLGSCQYPPMRGARPRWLLGDGRDGYLLTVHGSDHEVAVDGRPPVKIAAGDILIINQSVPFSFELAATMVTGATLAPNRLGTLVPRAERQPYLHIQRSAPEAALAVGYADLLRANPPADVKAARIAEDHLYDLVALSLGSQYVDIDQRGSSPAGNARLQLIRQDIEVHLRDPDLNVNTIARHHGVTPRYVQLLFEREGTTFSAFLRDRRLALAYNRLRREPTGRASIATIAYDCGFPDLSGFNRAFRKRYGATPSDVRATGSHGVTP; this comes from the coding sequence TTGAACCATACAGCCCTCACTCTCATGCTGCGTCTTTCCACAAACGACGTGCCACGCCGCCAGCGCATGGACTTCGTACACGATTTCGTGGCCCGGCATTTCTTGGGCTTGGAGTTCATACCTTTCGACGTCGACGAGATCCATGTCGAGATGAGCGCCTGCGTGCTGCCAGGAGGCACGACCCTCGGCTCCTGCCAGTATCCGCCCATGCGAGGGGCACGCCCCCGGTGGCTCCTGGGCGACGGACGGGACGGATATCTGCTCACGGTCCATGGAAGCGATCACGAGGTCGCGGTTGACGGCCGCCCGCCCGTCAAGATCGCGGCGGGCGATATCCTCATCATCAACCAGTCCGTTCCCTTCAGCTTTGAACTAGCGGCGACGATGGTCACGGGCGCGACGCTAGCGCCCAACCGGCTTGGCACTCTCGTGCCACGCGCGGAACGCCAGCCTTATCTCCATATCCAGCGCTCCGCCCCGGAGGCCGCGCTGGCGGTTGGCTACGCGGACCTACTGCGAGCCAATCCACCGGCTGATGTGAAAGCCGCCCGCATCGCCGAAGACCATCTTTATGATCTCGTCGCGCTGTCCCTCGGCAGTCAGTACGTCGATATAGATCAACGCGGGAGTTCTCCCGCCGGCAACGCCCGCCTGCAGCTCATTCGCCAAGACATCGAGGTCCACCTCCGGGATCCCGATCTCAACGTGAACACGATCGCCCGGCATCACGGTGTCACGCCGCGCTATGTCCAACTTCTCTTTGAACGAGAGGGAACGACGTTCTCCGCGTTCCTGCGGGATCGCCGTCTGGCACTTGCCTACAATCGTCTGCGCAGGGAACCGACGGGGCGCGCTTCAATCGCCACCATTGCCTATGACTGCGGCTTCCCAGATCTCTCGGGCTTCAACAGGGCCTTCCGCAAGCGCTATGGCGCCACGCCATCGGATGTCCGCGCGACCGGATCGCACGGCGTGACGCCATGA
- a CDS encoding GGDEF domain-containing protein translates to MQPFDAATLFAVNAISLVVFTVTYILAWSRSFDGKYWLNLTIADAVFAVAFLMFSQRVDGSKEMLLLPNCLLVIGLGFRWQAIRSFFGHKPTYLLSIILTALVAGLLYMSDDLGTGLVFGGVNVAIAIQIIVIIHALVREQHEYLPSRWGLAIAYGVIAASSALRVMQGWMLESGMDSLLPHDVFLNIHLVAAAIHIVASGAFSLSLAYELGTHELQQAASRDPLTGLYNRLGLENALARRPDPLARQYAVILIDIDDFKHINDTRGHMVGDAVIKACGDTIKRSLRATDLVARVGGEEFVAVLPQISRDEAHTLSERVRTAVEQEEVSAGNATVRFTISIGLSHANARLGNFSELIVDADKHLYRAKAEGKNRVTSAPLEPAAVKADVAG, encoded by the coding sequence GTGCAACCGTTCGACGCGGCTACCCTTTTTGCCGTCAATGCGATCTCATTAGTCGTCTTCACTGTCACCTATATCCTGGCCTGGTCGCGGAGTTTTGACGGGAAATATTGGCTAAACCTCACAATCGCCGATGCCGTCTTCGCGGTTGCCTTCCTCATGTTCTCCCAGCGCGTCGATGGCAGCAAGGAGATGCTTCTTCTCCCGAACTGCCTGCTCGTGATCGGTCTGGGCTTCCGCTGGCAAGCCATAAGGTCATTTTTTGGACATAAGCCGACTTATCTCCTGTCGATCATTCTTACGGCCCTGGTGGCGGGGCTGCTCTACATGTCGGACGATCTCGGGACCGGTCTGGTCTTCGGCGGCGTCAATGTCGCCATAGCCATACAGATCATCGTCATCATCCATGCGCTGGTTCGTGAGCAACATGAGTACCTTCCCTCACGCTGGGGACTGGCGATCGCCTATGGCGTGATAGCGGCCTCCTCAGCCCTTCGCGTGATGCAGGGATGGATGCTCGAAAGCGGCATGGATAGTCTCCTCCCGCATGACGTGTTTCTCAACATCCATCTGGTTGCCGCCGCCATCCACATTGTCGCCAGTGGGGCCTTCTCGCTCTCCCTCGCGTATGAACTCGGAACACACGAGCTTCAACAAGCAGCGTCGCGCGATCCTCTGACAGGCCTCTACAACCGGCTCGGGTTGGAAAATGCTCTGGCGCGTCGCCCGGATCCCCTGGCGCGGCAATATGCGGTCATTCTCATCGACATCGATGACTTCAAGCATATCAACGATACGCGAGGGCATATGGTCGGCGACGCGGTCATCAAGGCTTGTGGCGATACGATCAAGAGATCCCTCCGAGCGACGGATCTGGTCGCACGTGTCGGTGGCGAAGAGTTTGTCGCGGTCTTGCCGCAGATCTCGCGAGATGAAGCCCACACCCTGTCCGAACGCGTAAGGACAGCCGTGGAGCAGGAAGAGGTGAGCGCAGGGAACGCAACAGTGCGCTTTACAATCAGCATCGGCCTCAGCCATGCCAACGCCCGCCTCGGCAACTTCTCCGAACTCATCGTGGACGCCGACAAGCATCTCTACAGAGCCAAAGCCGAAGGAAAGAATAGGGTCACGAGCGCCCCGCTCGAGCCCGCTGCTGTAAAAGCCGACGTGGCGGGGTGA
- a CDS encoding DUF4214 domain-containing protein, whose amino-acid sequence MALTNGDDRIVGSPSSDIVDGRLGRDTFVVEGIRSEFDISFAGGLAYLTDKLTGRTDKLANIQAIQFDDTTIDLFSADQSEIAALYKVVLGRDADDAGLAFWTEQSANGMSLADIALALSQSAEFTAPDAEALVHRLYNDLFDRAGDAAGVGYWVEQINSGASFAAVATSFIRSAEFPVNADTLFAQAPLAVATPWSDDATVLFGDIDGDLTGTSVGRNDTFLDRGANLVIFGDATGRLLDEARGGNDTIVSGGTVHGGQNWLIGDAAEILDNARGGDDDLAVNDYSFSGTYTLVGDALFIGGAAHGGNDRLEGVSTPGAHNILYGDAVTLGAGATGGNDVLDAGSVGRVSGVTNLLYGDAETLAAGARGGDDVLRSGRGDDEMWGDAAVVETGAVTGRDIFVFGPENGKDVIHDFQYRQDKIDVSAYGFHNLAEMHGMIKAYGSHGENILIDFGGGNQVLVIGLPHRVYGESDFIFAVAE is encoded by the coding sequence ATGGCACTGACCAATGGTGATGATCGCATTGTCGGATCCCCCAGTAGCGACATCGTAGACGGCCGACTTGGAAGGGATACGTTCGTCGTCGAGGGCATCCGCAGTGAGTTTGATATTTCGTTCGCTGGCGGCCTCGCTTATTTGACGGACAAGCTCACGGGACGGACCGATAAACTCGCCAATATCCAGGCCATCCAGTTCGACGACACGACGATTGACCTGTTTTCCGCCGACCAGTCCGAGATCGCGGCGCTGTATAAGGTGGTGCTGGGGCGGGATGCCGACGACGCTGGCCTCGCCTTCTGGACGGAGCAGAGCGCCAACGGCATGAGCCTTGCCGATATCGCGCTCGCTCTGTCGCAATCGGCGGAGTTCACCGCGCCGGATGCCGAAGCCTTGGTGCACAGGCTGTATAACGACCTGTTCGACCGGGCCGGGGATGCGGCTGGCGTCGGCTATTGGGTCGAGCAGATCAACAGCGGCGCTTCGTTCGCCGCTGTCGCAACGTCGTTCATTCGGAGCGCCGAATTCCCCGTCAACGCCGATACCCTGTTCGCTCAGGCGCCGCTGGCTGTCGCGACACCCTGGAGCGACGATGCGACCGTGCTATTTGGCGACATCGATGGCGATCTCACAGGGACATCGGTTGGACGCAACGACACCTTCCTCGATCGGGGCGCCAATCTTGTCATCTTCGGTGATGCCACCGGGCGGCTGCTGGACGAGGCGCGCGGCGGCAATGACACGATTGTTAGCGGCGGCACTGTCCACGGCGGGCAGAACTGGCTCATTGGCGACGCCGCCGAGATCCTCGACAATGCCAGAGGCGGCGACGACGATCTTGCCGTGAACGATTATAGCTTTTCCGGCACTTATACGCTTGTCGGCGATGCCCTGTTCATCGGTGGCGCGGCGCACGGCGGCAATGACCGGCTCGAGGGCGTATCAACGCCTGGTGCCCACAACATCCTCTATGGCGACGCAGTCACCCTGGGCGCCGGGGCAACAGGCGGCAACGACGTGCTTGATGCCGGATCCGTCGGCAGGGTGAGCGGTGTCACCAACTTGCTCTACGGCGACGCCGAGACGCTGGCGGCGGGTGCCCGTGGTGGCGACGATGTCCTGCGCAGCGGCCGCGGCGATGACGAGATGTGGGGCGATGCCGCCGTGGTCGAGACCGGCGCCGTCACCGGGCGAGACATCTTCGTGTTCGGGCCGGAAAATGGCAAGGACGTCATCCATGACTTCCAATACCGGCAGGACAAGATCGATGTCAGCGCCTATGGATTCCACAATCTCGCCGAGATGCACGGCATGATCAAAGCATATGGCTCCCATGGGGAGAACATTCTCATCGACTTCGGCGGTGGCAACCAGGTGTTGGTGATCGGCCTGCCCCACCGCGTCTACGGCGAGAGTGACTTCATCTTCGCTGTGGCCGAATAG
- a CDS encoding acetoacetate--CoA ligase: MTSSQPIWTPDAAEASLSTVARFMRFLGARAGRSFSSYGELHAFSVADRAAFWSALWDFCGVVGKRTDEVLTEDTMPGAIFFPGARLNFAENLLQRQDHATAIVFRGEDKEEARLSFADLHNLVSRIQQWLESLGVGPGHRVAAMMPNRPETVAAMLATAALGATWASCSPDFGARGVVDRFGQITPTVLFAVDGYWYAGKRIAVGDKVREIAAQLPSLKAVALVPYLGEAEDLADTIPNGIYLPEVLADFPSRAIRFPRFSFDHPLYILFSSGTTGVPKCIVHGAGGALLQHLKEHRLHFDIRAGDRVFYFTTCGWMMWNWLAAVLASDATIILYDGSPLHPSPNVLFDYAEDERVTLFGTSAKFIDSCHKAGIRPRDSYDLSTVRVIASTGSPLSPESFDYVYDAISPDAQLVSMSGGTDILGCFVLGEPTSPVWKGEIQAPGLGLAIEIWDDDGRPMTHGKGELVCAKAFPTMPLGFWNDPDGSRYRASYFERFPGVWCHGDFAEWTEHGGIVIHGRSDATLNPGGVRIGTAEIYAQLDRMPEVLEGIAIGQEWDNDVRVVLFVRLAEGARLDEDLQQAIRAAIRSGASPRHVPAKIIAVADIPRTKSGKITELAVRDVVHGRAVKNADSLANPEALDLFRDRPELRV; this comes from the coding sequence ATGACATCGTCGCAACCGATCTGGACGCCGGATGCGGCGGAAGCGTCCCTATCAACAGTTGCGCGTTTCATGCGTTTTCTCGGCGCGCGTGCGGGACGATCCTTTTCTTCCTATGGCGAGCTTCACGCTTTCTCCGTCGCGGATCGCGCAGCCTTCTGGTCTGCCCTGTGGGACTTCTGCGGTGTCGTGGGCAAGCGCACCGATGAGGTGCTCACTGAGGACACCATGCCGGGGGCCATTTTCTTTCCCGGCGCGCGGCTCAATTTCGCGGAAAACCTTCTACAGCGGCAGGATCATGCCACGGCCATTGTTTTTCGCGGGGAGGACAAGGAGGAGGCCAGGCTTTCCTTCGCCGACTTGCACAACCTCGTTTCGCGTATCCAGCAATGGCTCGAGAGCCTTGGTGTCGGTCCCGGGCATCGCGTGGCGGCGATGATGCCGAACCGTCCCGAGACAGTCGCGGCGATGTTGGCGACGGCTGCGCTCGGCGCGACCTGGGCCTCGTGCTCGCCGGATTTCGGCGCCCGCGGCGTTGTCGATCGCTTCGGGCAGATCACGCCGACCGTGCTCTTCGCCGTCGATGGCTATTGGTACGCCGGCAAACGCATCGCCGTGGGTGACAAGGTAAGGGAGATCGCCGCTCAGTTGCCCAGTCTCAAGGCGGTTGCGCTCGTCCCCTATCTCGGCGAGGCCGAGGATCTTGCCGACACCATCCCCAACGGAATTTACCTGCCGGAGGTGCTCGCGGACTTTCCGTCCCGGGCCATTCGCTTCCCGCGTTTTTCCTTTGATCATCCCCTCTACATTCTCTTTTCATCGGGAACCACGGGGGTGCCCAAATGCATCGTGCATGGGGCCGGGGGCGCGCTCCTTCAACATCTGAAGGAGCACCGCCTGCATTTCGATATTCGCGCCGGGGACCGGGTCTTTTATTTCACGACATGCGGCTGGATGATGTGGAACTGGCTCGCCGCCGTCCTGGCTAGCGATGCGACCATCATCCTCTACGATGGCTCGCCGCTTCATCCCTCGCCGAACGTGCTCTTCGACTATGCCGAGGACGAGCGCGTGACCCTGTTCGGCACTTCGGCGAAGTTCATCGACAGCTGCCACAAGGCCGGCATACGCCCCCGCGACAGCTATGATCTGTCGACCGTCCGCGTTATCGCCTCGACGGGATCGCCGCTCTCGCCCGAGAGCTTCGACTATGTATATGACGCGATCTCGCCCGATGCCCAGCTCGTTTCGATGTCCGGGGGCACGGATATCCTCGGCTGCTTCGTTCTCGGCGAGCCGACGTCGCCGGTGTGGAAGGGCGAGATCCAGGCGCCCGGGCTCGGCCTGGCCATCGAAATTTGGGACGACGACGGCCGCCCCATGACGCATGGCAAGGGAGAGCTCGTCTGTGCGAAGGCCTTTCCCACCATGCCGCTCGGCTTCTGGAATGACCCCGATGGAAGCCGCTATCGCGCGAGCTATTTCGAGCGCTTTCCAGGCGTGTGGTGCCATGGCGACTTCGCCGAATGGACGGAGCATGGAGGCATCGTGATCCATGGGCGTTCGGACGCGACCCTCAACCCCGGCGGCGTACGGATCGGCACGGCTGAAATCTATGCCCAGCTCGATCGGATGCCGGAGGTGCTGGAGGGGATCGCCATCGGGCAGGAGTGGGACAACGATGTGCGCGTCGTGCTTTTCGTGCGGCTCGCGGAAGGAGCAAGGCTCGACGAGGACCTTCAGCAGGCGATCCGCGCGGCGATCCGCAGCGGTGCAAGCCCGCGACACGTTCCGGCGAAAATCATCGCGGTGGCGGATATTCCACGGACAAAATCAGGCAAGATTACCGAGCTCGCCGTGCGCGACGTCGTTCACGGCCGGGCTGTGAAAAATGCGGATTCGCTGGCCAATCCCGAAGCACTCGATCTGTTCCGCGATCGGCCGGAACTGCGCGTGTAG